Below is a window of Solanum stenotomum isolate F172 chromosome 7, ASM1918654v1, whole genome shotgun sequence DNA.
atttttccttttcttattgGTCCTCCACTCCTTTTCTTGTCCGAAGTATCGACAGTAGCTTTTGACCTGCGATCTTTCTCTGATTTTTTTGAACCTTCCTTAACATCATTGGAGACTCCATTCTTTCTTTTATCCTTTGAAGCAGAACCTTCATTGCAAACTTGCATTTCATAGTCTAAAGCAGGGTCATAGACACCCAACCTTTTCTCTGTTCCACGCTCAGACATCAAGCTAAAATCATTAGGCTCGTAGCTCATAATTCCAGCAGAGCTGTTTTCTGATTTTTGATGCGCCAATGGAAGCTCAGAGTCCATGTTAATGGCAGTTCTACCATCTGGTCCAACGTCATTCAATGACATTGACCTAAAAGGTACTACAAAAGACTCATCAGTCATATCATGCGAGGAAGCTTTGTCTAACTTATTAGTATGCTCATATGCATTTGGATCTAATGAATTTCTCAGCCCTGATTGATTTCCTCGACCATttaacataaattcatcatttGCAGTTCTACGCATGACTTTTCTTCCATTTATCTCAGTAAACTGCATGTCCACGTGGTCACCAAGTCCTTGTCCATTGTCATATCCTCTGCTAGAAAGTAGAACTTCACCATTAGAACCCCTGGACATGCGAGACATCTTTGCACCAACTGTATGCATATCACTCAACCTATCCTTCATTTCAATGTCGTCTTGGGCACCAATAGCCAAAGGATCATTGGAAATGGTACTTTTTGGTCTCCTCCTTGCATCTTTCTCCATTGCGAACATGCCATCTTTGTCATCTTCATTACCTTTCAATAAACAATTTTGAAATGCCAGCCAGTGCCCACCATCAGCTTCCTTCTCACAAACAGTGTCATCATCATATAAAATTGATTCAGTGCGGCTTCGTCTTGTTTTTGATGACCGTGAAGTTCCCTTTTTCACCAGGTCGTGACCGCTGCCTTCTAGATCTTCACTATCAGCATCATTTTCCGAACTAGAAGCTGCTTCTGATTCGCTAGCATTAGAGTTCTTTGCTTTAGAAGTGATATAATTAATGTTACGTATAACAACCTTTCCTGATTGATTTTTCCTAGACCGACCAGACTTCTTTCTCTGACTATAAGACCCTTCATTGtccatttcttcatcttcctctgAATCACTGTTGCTCTCTCTCCTATCCGAAGACTGTCTTTTCTTTCTACTCTGCGGAGTGACACCCGTTCGAGAGTCTTCCATTCCTGGATAAGGAGGTTGATAGAGATGTCCATTTCCTGGATAAGCTGGATAGTAAGGTACTCCTTGCATGGGATATCCTTGAAAAGCAGGTACGCCAGAGGGAGGAGAATGCATTGGCCAGGGTGGATACATTGGATGCAGaaattgatattgttgttgacCATTTGGACTTTGTTGATCCAATGGAGGCCTTTCTCCTATAttgcaaaataataaatcagATCTTATCAACTCCCTCAAGAAGGCACATGTTGTACAAAAACATAACATGCCTAAATCATCCTACTCAACCCTCACAAACCATAAGACTATCCAAGGTCAGAACTGAAAGGAACCCCAACCCAATGAACATTTTGTACGTCAAAAAAGAGAAACGAAAACTAGAACCTCGATGAATAAAAGAATGTATGTTATTATTTTTCACAAGAaatccaataatttttttagaaaaccCCTCTAAGAATCTCCAGAAAAGTGTCTAGAGTTCCTCAGAGCACAGATTCTGGCACAAGGTTATCTGGACCATCCCTTGCCAGTAATTTTTCATACAGCTTAAAGTTGAATGAATCATCAAATCAGGGTAGGCTAGTAAAACCTTCCAGAGACAACAAAATATGGCCTCGCCCAGAATCCTATATGATGAACAAGTTATGATAAGAGTACCACCCTTCAACAGGATTGCTTCGTTACCTGAATTACCATCTGTGCTTGATTTCACATAATTCTCAGAAGCCATCTCGCTGTTGGAATCAAACTGCTTATTAGCAATATTAGAGAGCAGAATTCCAGATGCATTCATTGCAGCAATGTCTAATTGATTTGCCATTGCTTCTGCAGCTTCAATTTCAACCCATTGTCCATTTTCATGCTTTTTCTTCCACAGTTCCATAAATCTTACACATGCATCTCTGccacatgaaaatatataatgaatCATAGAATCGTTAtgcaattttttgaattaaccTTTTATTTGTGACTCTTCTTATAGTTTGAAGAGAAGTAAAAGTTGCTCCTGATTGCTTACCTTAAGCGTGAGGCACCAAACGATTCAGAAAATGATACCATCTGTGTCATACGATCAATATCAAAACCAGCAGCTACAGCACGAGCAAATGCCATTCCTTGTTCTTTTTGAAGCATAGACTTGCGAGTCTCCAGGACCTTCAAAAACTGTACTCTGGATaagaaaaatcaatcaaaatgcGTTCGAGCTGTTACTAAACTTGAATAATTAGACTTTTCATATATGTAACAGGCTCAAAGGAACTCCATATAAGTTCTGGAGATTCTTTAAGGCCTACCAAACCAATAACAAACTGAAGGAAACTTCAAAAGCATGAGCATAGGCTGGTGACATACAACTTATGTCAATactaaaaaatggaaataaaataCAAGTGAATCCTGCCTTTATTTTGACTGCCCCAGTTTGGAGGTCAATGAGAGTGAACTCGCCAACATAATATGCAATATTGACACAAGCTGACATGCGTAAAGACTAAGAGGCTGCGAACAAGGATTTGATTTGAAGCAGAGAATCATGAACAAAGACAGACGTACAATAGATCAGGAAATAATAGTGAATTTTGACTAGTCATGGTTTGAATAAAGTGGAGGATCATGAATGTTCCGTGTCAAAAATATGAGTTCGGTTGAACCCGTAACGCTAAGGCTACATCCGCCTCTGACAAAGGAACAAAGATGCAAAAAAGAATCTGTCAAATTCTTCTACTTGATAAATTATCATCAACCAATCCTAATCCACATGATGATAAAGTGAGACCACAGTCTCGTGTAATTCAACGAACAGAAAAATCTGCTGAAATGATTTGCCACTCACATACCTTGAATTTTCTTCCTGCAAATCTGTTTGAGGTTGATGTTCCCCCGGCTGCCCGAAAAATAAACCAGATAAGGAAAAATGTATAATGTTGTGCAacatttgaaagaatacaatgTGTTCAGTCACCTTGTAAAGAACAATAGCTTTCTCCTCATTGACATCTGCTGTAGATTTAGTACCTGCCCATAGTTCAGTGTTTTTTCAGTACCTTGTGTCATAAACTAGCAATTTCACATAACACTGGATGATAAAGCCCACTGCTACTTAGCTGATAGAagatggaagaagaagaaagatttaTTGACAAAAATAAGTAAGGAACTTGCAGTGTCTAGATATCGATATCAAAAGCAGTATTTCCTTGCAAATGAAGGAACCAATCAATGAGCAATTGAAGGTGGAAAAAGTTAAAAGTGGGAAGAGTCAAATTAGCCAAGAAACCAAGACCATAAAGTTTAGAACAGAGTATCACTTGACCTGTGTGATGATGAGAacggaaaaaaaaatgaattggcCTTGTTCTGTTAATAATGATACAAGTTTTTTACTCAGAAGTACCTGCAAAGTTTCCTGCTGGTTTAGCTTCTTTGAATTCAACctgttgaagaaataaaatggTTGGAGTGACGTCTTGACAATCAATGACACGTGGAATTTCTGAAGATCAAGTAAATACTTACTGGCCCCTGCCCACTATCATTGTTTCCCTGAAGGGCTATTGCTTCCTCAATCTGCAAGATCTCAGATTCAATGGTGTATACCCTTTCCAAAACCTCCGGATTGCTCACAAAGCGAACAAACCTATTAACAGATAGAAACATTGGACCAATTGATATTAAATAAACACTGGACTGATATGTTTCTACACCATTATCACACTTGTATTCTCTTTTTTAATCTTTCTCAGTGTCTGTAGGACGTGCCAAAACAGCTTAATCTAACAGGGTGTGAAGCTATCATGACTGAACTCCTGGACACTCCAGAATAAACTTTATATGATAAATGCTTACAAGAGTTATTTTGGTTTAGCTTGCTGGTTACACAGAAAAGAGGGTAAAAGTTTCCTTTATCGGTTTGCAACAATATGGACTGTCCCTAACAAAGGTTCCGACGCATTTAGTGAGAAATGTATATGAAAAAGTTTATCCCTTTGCACATGAGACATGACAGATTACAATGTCAACACAAAATTGATATTAAGATTACATGAAATTGATAATTGGAATTCTTACAATGCCAACATAAAATTGCACAAACCTTTCCACTGTGCCCTTTGTAAACCATGAATCATCAGCGTGAGCATCTGGTTCCAGAAAAATTGAGTAACCACCCTTGGCAATTTGATCCTGAGCAGTTCTCAAGTGAGCAAGAAAAGGAGTAAGCAATCCAGAAGCTAGTTTCTCTTTCTTGTCATTGGCTATAATGAAAAGATCACACCTGAAAAAGAATGTATTTGATAAGTACAGAGAAAGTCAGCAGCTCCGCTCTACGTCCTTCAAAAATGCTTTTGCAAGGAAAGACATTACACTCAGCAACATATTTACTATCCAAAGGCACAAAAACCAAATGACTACAGCAATGCTACTCAAAATACTCGAAGTTCTATTATTCAACCAAAATATTGGCACCCAAGATCCTATAACGAAGAGACAAGTAGAGATAAATTGCATCTGCCTATGCTCTTAATTTTTCAGTTTGCATaaaactcaacaaagataaaaCAATAGTAGTAGCTAACTTGGGTGCAGTTTTCACACCATCCAGATTTCAGACTCTTTAACCAATCAGACAGCAATGCCATTTccattcaattaataaaaagagaagagagaaaaaaacagTAATAAGAGAAAAAACACAGAAAAACTCTAACCACCTTTGAGGAAATGATAAAAGACTCTTAAGCATCATACTTTTATCAAAACCACATATTCCCAGATTTACAAAGGGAAGACAGTATAAGGCTGCATAACAAGATTGTTGAATATCCAACTGGATTCTCAATCTATATGTTCAAGGAGGTTTGAATTGCATTTTACACAATTAATTCTAACATGACtgtgggcctaactcaacctcaaaagctagcgGGGAGGACTGCCCAAGTCAATATAAGCAAACCACCATTCAATTCCCCAACCAATGTGGGAATCTATCAGTAACAGAAAACCATAAGTCAACAACCACTAAACTTCCAATCTCAGACTAGTTGGATTTtgctatatgaatcctctataTCCATTCTGCTTTATTTAGGCCCATTTTGCTCCAACACTGGCAAATAATTCAAGACAAATTCAGTTTACTCTAAAACTTAACATTCTCTAAATCTAAACATTTGTCTGACATGACATACAATCCTCTAACAAGAAAACAACAAGTTGAACATAATCATCATCAACCATATAAACCCAAAGAGATCAATCAACATCCATATAAACACAGCAACAAATCATTGTAAAACACCATTCATGAAATATTAACCAAATAAAAAGACAACATTTTTCAGTATATATACCTAGTTCTAGTAGGAGTGAGCTGAAAAACAACCGAGTCAAGTCGAGTACTCGACTTCATGATTCTTGCCCTTCCAATTCCTTCACCACCAACTCTTAgatcttcaaaatgaacttcCAAATCTTGAAACAAACAAACCTAACAGCTGAACAAAACAACCCCAAATGAACCAATCAGTAAAACCTCGCTGTTTTCATCATCAAGATTCCATTTTTACACAAGAATAACACAAAAGCCCACTTTTTTAGACAAAAAGAGCAAAAGGGTCTGTAGTAGACCAAAAAGATTAAAAGAAACTTCACTTTAATGGGTTGTTTTCATACATTAACACTCACCCAAATCAAAATGTCATTCAACAAAATCAAGATTCCACCTTTACATGCAGAAAACTCACTGACCCATCACCCAATATAGCTCAAAAAACACACAGACACACACTATATGTGAAGGATCCGAAGAAAGAAAGCAACTTTGGATGCCCCCACTGGAGAGAAAAATCTACTTCCAATATACTAACAAAGAACAAGATTCCCCCATTTGGATATATTATCGCCTAAggtgagaaaagagaaaggtcAAGGGTATTTTAGGTATTTCGTATAAAAAGTGGAGCACTAAAATATTAGAGGACAAAATGGAGAAGGTGTGATCAGAGAACATTTTCAAAAAAGTGACAAAAGTACCCCTGAAATGGGAGTGTGTTGTCCAATGTGGAAATATGAAAAACCACCAACCAGGTTTCGAGTTTGAGTCCCGAAgtcatttttatcaaaaaaaaaaaaaaatcttaattttaatactccataattttttaatttaatcaaaatttaatataaatataggattaaaaaaaacactGTGAGTGATGCTAATTTGCGCTTAGGAAAAtgagaccttttttttttgtggtgacAGTCAAAGGGGCAGTTGTACATCAATTATATGCACTTAAtttgtgtttttatttatttatttatttattgagaCAGCTTTAAATATTACTgctctttatttttatgaggAGTGTGACATTGGgctttacatatttttattattaagaaaatgatctcgaaatcaaattatattgagtatgttgtattattattgttgtatacGAAATAATCTTGTTGTGCCTGAGTTATGTACATATGCACTCATTTTTTTATACACTTATTATATTTAAACGCTTATTTAAAATAgatgttaaaataaattaaggagAGAAAAATATCCGGTCTACAATTTATATAGGACAAATCCCACACAACCCCAAGCATATTTTAGTAGAAATTGCATATTTTAATGGTGTTATTGAATGTTGTTTGATCGAGATTAAGACACAAAGTGAATGATAACTACTTGTATACTATAAAAACTCGTAAAGAATAGCAAGATTTAATACTAATGCTTAGTTTAAcgaatatattatttcttatactttgaagttgtttttttaatattaggttttgaaattatgaaattatacAAGCTACGTGATTGATttggaattagttattattatCATATCTATGAATACAAATTGTGTTCATGGATAATTGTGGCTGAAAAGTTAGATATGAGTTTGTGATTGTATGATATATTGTGTATGATGATGTGATCGACAAATAGTAGGTGGCTAGatagatgaaattttgatacGAAAAAACTCTATTAAGTttcattataaattaaattagcaTTTTAATTGTTAGTGTTGCGCGGACCTTCAATTTAAACCatgacaaaaacaaaaaactaaaaattatttttctatattaaaaactttttcatatAAATGTTATTCTTCCCAAACAACACGACACCAAATATGAAATGAAATAGCTGTGACAATCAAGACACGAAATAAAAGAATCACAATGTGCCTATAAATATCATACCTAAAGACTATATACAATGAATTTGGGCACATAATTGCCttgaaacaataaaatattccaaaaaaaaaaagcttcatgggttttgagggaaaaaaaattacacaaatgtcatgtctttttttttccctcatTCAATATTTAATATCTGTCTTGAGATAAATTAATTCAGACTCAAACTAAGAAATTTTGCTTTGAAGTTGATTGATTCGAGTTTATGTTGAAAGTTCCACtcattttctataaaaaaacaACTTTATATTTCAAGCTCaaattaaaatctttaattaaaaataaaaaaaatacttattgtTACGTGATATTCTCGAATAAATCACATATGGTATGTCTGTTGCATTGGTTTGTCAAAAACTTGTCAATTATTGGAACAACAAACATTGGATGCTTCTAATAGAAATTTTTGGATCTATTAATAGTGCTAtggataaaatataattttactgTTAATACAGTACAAAATGTATCGTATTTTATACTATACTATTTTTTTCCATagtagaaagaaaatatttttggtcaTGTGATTACAGTAGAGTTCAAGCACCCCGTTTGAtaataaaaattgtgaaattttacaagaatttttttcaaaataaaaaatagtatttgaaaattaaaattgtgtttgattatgatataaattaaaattatatttgaatttttgtaaatgatttaaagtgagttgatattttttaaaattttgattttcaatttcaatatttttgaaatgttatggccaaatataatttttgaaattcaactccaaaataaatttaaaaaatgaaaagtattcAATGTCAAACGGCAACTTTAAgtaaaggaaaaggaaaaagcaTAGCagccaaaataaaaaagataaaattcaaGTCATAGCtccatattttttcattttgttcacTTTTTAGGATATTGTTTTTGAaccaaaataacatatataacaaAAAGTTGAATTATTAATTCTCCAGCTTCACTTAGATCATTctttttaagggaaaattatgcgTATAAGCATACATATACTAGTTATTTAGTTAACATGACTATAGTTTGTCTTAATTACAATCCACGACCTACTTTCAGTTATAATTACGCGGCttaactttttagttttgtataatttgcatatttgtataattcgaaatttgtataacttttgtataatttggaatttgtataatataatttagatAGTTGTTTACACTTCTGATATTTGTAATTGTAaaaattcgttatttcgagtctatacaaaaataactcaattatacaaatgtacccgcGAATCATACAAACCTGCGAATTATACTAACAAGGCAGCTTAACTGTAACTACAGCCCGTAAATAtgtaaactatagctatggagcataattaaatttattataatggcTATTTGTGAAAGTTCTCCAACctttaattcttttcttttctataaCTAAATTCGAATAgtccattatatttttttgtcttcatGAAATAGACTAGTGCCCACACAATAATAGGATAATTATCTAgtagaataataataatcacTAATATAGTTGTTGAACCACCTCTACATATTAATCTTTtataaagaataataataacatacttTACTCAATATGTTATTATCTACAGTGTGATCTGGATTTAATCGGAGCTCCAACGTGGGATTCAAATATTGGATGGGAAANCCGTAAATAtgtaaactatagctatggagtataattaaatttattaccCAACctttaattcttttcttttctgtaACTAAATTCGAATAGTCCATTATatcttttttgtctttgaaa
It encodes the following:
- the LOC125871519 gene encoding COP1-interacting protein 7, whose product is MKSSTRLDSVVFQLTPTRTRCDLFIIANDKKEKLASGLLTPFLAHLRTAQDQIAKGGYSIFLEPDAHADDSWFTKGTVERFVRFVSNPEVLERVYTIESEILQIEEAIALQGNNDSGQGPVEFKEAKPAGNFAGTKSTADVNEEKAIVLYKPGEHQPQTDLQEENSRVQFLKVLETRKSMLQKEQGMAFARAVAAGFDIDRMTQMVSFSESFGASRLRDACVRFMELWKKKHENGQWVEIEAAEAMANQLDIAAMNASGILLSNIANKQFDSNSEMASENYVKSSTDGNSGERPPLDQQSPNGQQQYQFLHPMYPPWPMHSPPSGVPAFQGYPMQGVPYYPAYPGNGHLYQPPYPGMEDSRTGVTPQSRKKRQSSDRRESNSDSEEDEEMDNEGSYSQRKKSGRSRKNQSGKVVIRNINYITSKAKNSNASESEAASSSENDADSEDLEGSGHDLVKKGTSRSSKTRRSRTESILYDDDTVCEKEADGGHWLAFQNCLLKGNEDDKDGMFAMEKDARRRPKSTISNDPLAIGAQDDIEMKDRLSDMHTVGAKMSRMSRGSNGEVLLSSRGYDNGQGLGDHVDMQFTEINGRKVMRRTANDEFMLNGRGNQSGLRNSLDPNAYEHTNKLDKASSHDMTDESFVVPFRSMSLNDVGPDGRTAINMDSELPLAHQKSENSSAGIMSYEPNDFSLMSERGTEKRLGVYDPALDYEMQVCNEGSASKDKRKNGVSNDVKEGSKKSEKDRRSKATVDTSDKKRSGGPIRKGKMSKSSPLDDARARAERIRSFKADMQKMKKEKEEADQKRIEALKLERQKRIASRGGPSSGHSPAPTIQTRKLPAKSSPGTFRGSKFSDSEPGSLSPLQRTKIRTPLGSNGVQKGSKASKSADGSKLAGNKLSRSASSLSEPKKGNNDVTPDSKASMARIRRLSEPKAISSKPGTLRKAQSAELVSKPKARSAEPVSKTKRSDVPESKKISAIIDLDKKKAATLPELKIRTTKESSDLRQDKPAVENIAMEKNDRPSVASEVIESYKNDLDENIIEKTVVMLEKEKKPSLAVPSSSSEHLAVEECDNINSVERTDYASTRDPPSPFEGFIRAPAPSRLQELSNSHETATNCADDTPKFANIGSTVYRAPYARVSSVEDPCTRNLEFAKALPSSSDIGSTVKEIGKAHAPDIHTVRVDNNPEAAERTQVKESPKGFKRLLRFGKKNHTSGGAESNGSSTNSMKQDDSATNAPLPSEVFTLKNLISQDETPTAGNVSQKSRLSLLSPFRSKTSEKR